In Phragmites australis chromosome 24, lpPhrAust1.1, whole genome shotgun sequence, the following are encoded in one genomic region:
- the LOC133907161 gene encoding pentatricopeptide repeat-containing protein At5g61370, mitochondrial-like, which produces MALAGSSLPQIPSPSSGRAVYCSVAPPEDGDLEAAAAAARDVVCFGAGSLDEVGCRLDRLGVLATAVSPALVGRVIDSCRESGDSGRRLLRFLAWCRSKNPEAVTDDALDRAVRALARAGDLTAMKIAIDEAEKDKRRMEPETFTAVVEALVKAGKEDEAVRLFRGLERQRLLPERGIGVGGDGVWSSSLTMVQALCMRGHAREAQGVVWHHKSELSAEPMVSIIQRSLLHGWCIQGNAKEARRVLDDMKSSGVPLGLPSFNDFLHCLCHRNLRFNPSALVPEAMDVLAEMRSYSVTPAASSFNILLSCLGRARRVKEAYRILYLIREGKAGCSPDWVSYYLVIRVLYLTGRIIRGKRLVDAMLESRVLPTAKFFHGLIGVLCGIEQVDHALDLFKLMKRCQLVDGQTYDLLIEKLCRNGRFEVGRELWDDATKSGLLLRCSEDLLDPLKTEVFRPACPAQRLSPQSYKRLVQKNKIIAAGAKKKETAIAASRKK; this is translated from the coding sequence ATGGCCCTGGCTGGAAGCTCCCTTCCTCAAATCCCGAGCCCGTCCTCCGGCCGCGCTGTGTACTGCTCCGTTGCGCCGCCGGAGGACGGCGacctggaggcggcggcggctgcggcgcgaGATGTGGTGTGCTTTGGGGCCGGGAGCCTCGACGAGGTGGGGTGCAGGCTGGACCGGCTGGGCGTCCTGGCCACCGCCGTCTCGCCGGCCCTGGTCGGGCGCGTGATCGACTCGTGCCGCGAGAGCGGCGATTCCGGCAGGAGGCTGCTGCGTTTCTTGGCCTGGTGCCGGTCCAAGAACCCCGAGGCTGTGACTGACGATGCCCTTGATCGGGCGGTTAGGGCATTGGCTCGGGCCGGGGACCTCACTGCCATGAAGATCGCCATCGATGAAGCAGAGAAGGATAAAAGGAGGATGGAACCGGAGACGTTCACCGCTGTGGTCGAGGCTCTCGTCAAGGCGGGGAAGGAGGATGAGGCGGTCCGGCTGTTCAGAGGCCTGGAGAGGCAGAGATTGCTGCCTGAGCGTGGTATCGGTGTCGGAGGGGATGGCGTGTGGTCGAGCAGCCTTACCATGGTTCAAGCGTTGTGCATGAGGGGCCATGCTCGTGAGGCGCAGGGTGTTGTGTGGCATCATAAAAGTGAGCTATCGGCAGAGCCCATGGTTAGCATCATTCAACGTAGCCTCCTCCATGGGTGGTGCATTCAAGGGAACGCTAAGGAAGCTCGGAGAGTCCTTGATGATATGAAGTCTTCAGGTGTTCCATTGGGCTTGCCATCGTTCAATGATTTTCTTCATTGTCTGTGCCATAGGAACCTCAGGTTCAATCCTTCTGCCCTTGTTCCGGAGGCCATGGATGTCTTAGCAGAGATGAGGTCCTATAGTGTTACCCCAGCTGCCTCTAGCTTCAACATATTACTTTCTTGTTTAGGCCGAGCAAGAAGAGTGAAAGAAGCTTATAGAATCTTGTACTTGATTAGAGAAGGAAAGGCAGGGTGCTCCCCTGACTGGGTTAGTTACTATCTTGTGATTAGGGTCCTCTATTTAACAGGGAGAATCATTAGAGGGAAAAGGCTTGTAGATGCTATGCTTGAAAGCAGGGTGCTTCCCACTGCTAAGTTTTTCCATGGTCTCATAGGCGTCCTCTGTGGAATTGAGCAAGTTGACCATGCTCTTGACCTGTTCAAACTTATGAAGAGGTGTCAGTTAGTGGATGGTCAAACCTATGATCTGCTAATTGAAAAGCTTTGTAGGAATGGTAGATTTGAGGTTGGAAGGGAGCTGTGGGATGATGCTACAAAGTCTGGTCTTTTGTTACGGTGCTCAGAGGATCTGTTGGATCCCTTGAAGACAGAGGTATTCAGACCAGCTTGTCCAGCACAAAGACTGAGTCCTCAGAGCTATAAACGCTTGGTCCAAAAAAACAAGATTATTGCTGCTggagcaaaaaaaaaggaaactgcTATTGCAGCCTCAAGGAAGAAGTAG
- the LOC133907591 gene encoding uncharacterized protein LOC133907591, translated as MDTSQQQEQDFGVLLKQGAEGRVFVSTFVGRKCVIKERFSKKYRHPLLDSKLTLKRLNAEARCMTKARRLGVPTPVLYAVDPLLHTLTFEYVDGLSIKDILLGFGSNGVNEERLNDIATQIGNAVGKLHDGGLVHGDLTTSNMIIKRSNNQLILIDFGLSFTSTIPEDKAVDLYVLERALISMHSSCGDVMEKILAAYRKASKQWCSTTNKLAQVRQRGRKRTMVG; from the exons ATGGACACGTCTCAGCAGCAAGAACAGGATTTTGGTGTACTGCTTAAGCAGGGGGCAGAAGGA AGGGTATTTGTTTCGACATTCGTGGGGCGAAAATGCGTAATCAAAGAGCGCTTTTCAAAGAAGTACCGGCACCCATTGCTGGACTCAAAGTTGACTCTAAAGCGCTTAAATGCT GAAGCTCGGTGCATGACAAAAGCACGACGGCTTGGTGTGCCTACCCCGGTTCTTTATGCTGTGGATCCACTTCTACATACATTGACCTTTGAGTATGTGGATGGCTTGTCTATCAAGGATATACTTCTTGGGTTTGGGTCAAATGGGGTTAATGAGGAACGCCTAAATGATATTGCCACACAGATAGGGAATGCTGTTGGCAAACTACATGATGGAGGTCTGGTTCATGGTGATTTGACCACGTCAAACATGATAATCAAGAGAAGCAACAATCAATTG ATTCTTATTGATTTTGGTCTGAGCTTCACATCAACAATTCCTGAGGACAAAGCGGTGGACCTATATGTGCTGGAGAGAGCTCTGATTTCCATGCATTCATCCTGTGGGGATGTG ATGGAGAAGATCCTCGCAGCATACAGAAAAGCTTCGAAGCAGTGGTGCTCCACCACGAACAAGCTAGCGCAAG TCAGGCAACGGGGCAGAAAGCGCACAATGGTCGGATAA
- the LOC133907582 gene encoding type I inositol polyphosphate 5-phosphatase 4-like isoform X1: protein MKDGGSSSKKSKLSWSKSLVRKWFNIRGKSHDFHADGAAGTGRSGGGGDDEWMDGSFTRRESCTSKKSKTERAPRRSHERSRRSKIDLDAAEATVTLDYRVFAATWNVGGRAPPGSLSLDDWLRTSPPADIYILGFQEIVPLNAGNVLGAEDNGPARKWVSLVRRTLNSLPGSGGGGGSGSLRTPSPAPFPVAEMDADFERSRQNNPSFFHRRSFQAGLSRSLRADGDILAGAGQPRLERRYSVNDRVMYGSRPSDYEANCQWGGGPSDDECDDAGGSPSTVFSPMSYVYGNAPSMEECNGSARGQARYCLVASKQMVGLFLMIWARREMKSDIRNLKVSCVGRGLMGYLGNKGSISVSMLLHQTSFCFVCSHLTSGQKDGDEHRRNSDVMEILRKTRFPRVYGQCERTPETILEHDRIIWLGDLNYRIALSYRSVKALVEMRNWKALLEKDQLRHEQRGGRVFPGWNEGRIYFPPTYKYSNNSDKYAGDGMNQKEKKRTPAWCDRILWYGRGLSQLSYVRGESRFSDHRPVYSMFSAEVESINHSRIQKMNSWSSQLDIEELLPYSYGYTDINPYGYTDLNFY, encoded by the exons ATGAAAgatggcggcagcagcagcaagaagaGCAAG CTGTCGTGGTCCAAGAGCCTGGTGAGGAAGTGGTTCAACATCAGGGGCAAGTCCCACGACTTCCATGCCGATGGTGCAGCTGGAACTGGGAGGTCAG gaggaggaggggatgaTGAGTGGATGGACGGCAGCTTCACCAGGAGGGAGTCCTGTACGTCCAAGAAGAGCAAGACAG AGagggcgccgaggaggagccacgAGCGGTCGCGGCGCAGCAAGATCGACCTCGACGCCGCCGAGGCCACCGTCACGCTGGACTACAG GGTCTTTGCTGCTACGTGGAATGTAGGTGGCCGCGCGCCGCCGggctccctcagcctcgacgaCTGGCTCCGCACCTCGCCGCCAGCCGATATCTACATCCTCGG GTTCCAAGAAATCGTCCCGTTGAACGCCGGCAACGTCCTCGGCGCCGAGGATAACGGCCCGGCGAGGAAGTGGGTGTCGCTGGTTAGGCGGACACTGAACAGCCTGCCtggtagcggcggcggcggcggcagcgggagCCTGCGGACGCCGTCACCGGCGCCGTTCCCGGTTGCAGAGATGGACGCCGACTTTGAGCGGTCGAGGCAGAACAACCCCTCCTTCTTCCACCGGCGGTCGTTCCAGGCCGGGCTCAGCCGGAGCCTGCGGGCGGACGGCGACATCCTCGCGGGCGCCGGCCAGCCGAGGCTGGAGCGCCGGTACAGCGTCAACGACCGCGTCATGTACGGCAGCAGGCCCAGCGACTACGAGGCCAACTGCCAGTGGGGCGGCGGCCCGTCGGACGACGAATGCGACGACGCCGGCGGGTCGCCGAGCACGGTGTTTTCGCCGATGTCGTACGTGTACGGCAACGCGCCATCCATGGAAGAATGCAATGGATCAGCTCGTGGTCAGGCTAG GTACTGCCTGGTCGCAAGCAAGCAGATGGTTGGATTGTTCCTGATGATTTGGGCTCGGAGAGAGATGAAGAGTGACATAAGAAATCTGAaggtgtcctgtgtcgggaggGGATTGATGGGCTATCTTGGAAATAAG GGTTCAATTTCAGTCAGCATGTTATTGCACCAAACAAGCTTTTGCTTCGTTTGCAGTCATCTGACATCAGGGCAGAAGGACGGCGACGAGCACCGTAGGAACTCCGATGTAATGGAAATCCTGAGGAAGACCAGGTTCCCAAGGGTTTATGGACAGTGCGAGAGAACACCAGAAACTATCTTGGAGCATGA TCGAATAATCTGGCTTGGGGATCTCAATTATCGGATCGCACTTTCATATCGATCAGTGAAGGCGCTTGTGGAGATGCGTAACTGGAAAGCATTGCTGGAGAAAGATCAG CTGAGGCACGAGCAAAGAGGCGGCCGTGTATTTCCTGGATGGAATGAGGGTAGGATATACTTCCCACCAACCTACAAATACTCGAACAATTCCGACAAATACGCAGGAGATGGCATGAaccagaaggagaagaagagaactCCAGCATG GTGTGACCGCATTTTATGGTACGGGAGGGGCCTTAGCCAACTATCGTATGTTCGAGGAGAGTCTCGCTTCTCAGACCACAGACCTGTCTACAGCATGTTCAGTGCAGAAGTAGAATCAATCAATCACAGCAGAATTCAGAAGATGAATTCTTGGAGCTCGCAATTGGACATAGAAGAGTTACTACCCTATTCATATGGGTATACTGACATCAATCCTTATGGATATACTGACCTCAATTTCTATTGA
- the LOC133907582 gene encoding type I inositol polyphosphate 5-phosphatase 4-like isoform X2, giving the protein MKDGGSSSKKSKLSWSKSLVRKWFNIRGKSHDFHADGAAGTGRSGGDDEWMDGSFTRRESCTSKKSKTERAPRRSHERSRRSKIDLDAAEATVTLDYRVFAATWNVGGRAPPGSLSLDDWLRTSPPADIYILGFQEIVPLNAGNVLGAEDNGPARKWVSLVRRTLNSLPGSGGGGGSGSLRTPSPAPFPVAEMDADFERSRQNNPSFFHRRSFQAGLSRSLRADGDILAGAGQPRLERRYSVNDRVMYGSRPSDYEANCQWGGGPSDDECDDAGGSPSTVFSPMSYVYGNAPSMEECNGSARGQARYCLVASKQMVGLFLMIWARREMKSDIRNLKVSCVGRGLMGYLGNKGSISVSMLLHQTSFCFVCSHLTSGQKDGDEHRRNSDVMEILRKTRFPRVYGQCERTPETILEHDRIIWLGDLNYRIALSYRSVKALVEMRNWKALLEKDQLRHEQRGGRVFPGWNEGRIYFPPTYKYSNNSDKYAGDGMNQKEKKRTPAWCDRILWYGRGLSQLSYVRGESRFSDHRPVYSMFSAEVESINHSRIQKMNSWSSQLDIEELLPYSYGYTDINPYGYTDLNFY; this is encoded by the exons ATGAAAgatggcggcagcagcagcaagaagaGCAAG CTGTCGTGGTCCAAGAGCCTGGTGAGGAAGTGGTTCAACATCAGGGGCAAGTCCCACGACTTCCATGCCGATGGTGCAGCTGGAACTGGGAGGTCAG gaggggatgaTGAGTGGATGGACGGCAGCTTCACCAGGAGGGAGTCCTGTACGTCCAAGAAGAGCAAGACAG AGagggcgccgaggaggagccacgAGCGGTCGCGGCGCAGCAAGATCGACCTCGACGCCGCCGAGGCCACCGTCACGCTGGACTACAG GGTCTTTGCTGCTACGTGGAATGTAGGTGGCCGCGCGCCGCCGggctccctcagcctcgacgaCTGGCTCCGCACCTCGCCGCCAGCCGATATCTACATCCTCGG GTTCCAAGAAATCGTCCCGTTGAACGCCGGCAACGTCCTCGGCGCCGAGGATAACGGCCCGGCGAGGAAGTGGGTGTCGCTGGTTAGGCGGACACTGAACAGCCTGCCtggtagcggcggcggcggcggcagcgggagCCTGCGGACGCCGTCACCGGCGCCGTTCCCGGTTGCAGAGATGGACGCCGACTTTGAGCGGTCGAGGCAGAACAACCCCTCCTTCTTCCACCGGCGGTCGTTCCAGGCCGGGCTCAGCCGGAGCCTGCGGGCGGACGGCGACATCCTCGCGGGCGCCGGCCAGCCGAGGCTGGAGCGCCGGTACAGCGTCAACGACCGCGTCATGTACGGCAGCAGGCCCAGCGACTACGAGGCCAACTGCCAGTGGGGCGGCGGCCCGTCGGACGACGAATGCGACGACGCCGGCGGGTCGCCGAGCACGGTGTTTTCGCCGATGTCGTACGTGTACGGCAACGCGCCATCCATGGAAGAATGCAATGGATCAGCTCGTGGTCAGGCTAG GTACTGCCTGGTCGCAAGCAAGCAGATGGTTGGATTGTTCCTGATGATTTGGGCTCGGAGAGAGATGAAGAGTGACATAAGAAATCTGAaggtgtcctgtgtcgggaggGGATTGATGGGCTATCTTGGAAATAAG GGTTCAATTTCAGTCAGCATGTTATTGCACCAAACAAGCTTTTGCTTCGTTTGCAGTCATCTGACATCAGGGCAGAAGGACGGCGACGAGCACCGTAGGAACTCCGATGTAATGGAAATCCTGAGGAAGACCAGGTTCCCAAGGGTTTATGGACAGTGCGAGAGAACACCAGAAACTATCTTGGAGCATGA TCGAATAATCTGGCTTGGGGATCTCAATTATCGGATCGCACTTTCATATCGATCAGTGAAGGCGCTTGTGGAGATGCGTAACTGGAAAGCATTGCTGGAGAAAGATCAG CTGAGGCACGAGCAAAGAGGCGGCCGTGTATTTCCTGGATGGAATGAGGGTAGGATATACTTCCCACCAACCTACAAATACTCGAACAATTCCGACAAATACGCAGGAGATGGCATGAaccagaaggagaagaagagaactCCAGCATG GTGTGACCGCATTTTATGGTACGGGAGGGGCCTTAGCCAACTATCGTATGTTCGAGGAGAGTCTCGCTTCTCAGACCACAGACCTGTCTACAGCATGTTCAGTGCAGAAGTAGAATCAATCAATCACAGCAGAATTCAGAAGATGAATTCTTGGAGCTCGCAATTGGACATAGAAGAGTTACTACCCTATTCATATGGGTATACTGACATCAATCCTTATGGATATACTGACCTCAATTTCTATTGA